A segment of the Streptomyces sp. L2 genome:
CCCCGCGAGCAGCGACCGGCGAGAGGGTCCGTTTGTGTGCACGCCATGACGTGAATGTCTGTGTGGTGGAGCCATGGCGGCGCGGCTACCCAACCGCTTGCGATGTATGCACCATGGAATTCATGACGGACCGCTACCTGGAAGTGTCCCTGGTCAAGCGCGGAATCACGTGCACGGCACGGCTCCTCGACGAACGCGCGCCCCGCACCTGCGCCGCGGTGTGGGACGCGCTGCCGCTCGCCGGCGACGTCTACCACGCCAAGTACGCGCGCAACGAGATCTACGCCCTCTTCCCGCCGTTCGCGGCGACGGAGCCGCCGCTGGAGAACCCGACCGTCACCCCGATCCCCGGAGACCTCTGCTACTTCTCCTTCGCCGGCGCCGAACTCGGCACGCGGGCCTACGGCTACGACCGCGAGGTACGCCCCGGCACCACCGTCGTCGACCTCGCCCTCTTCTACGAGCGCAACAACCTCCTCCTCAACGCCGACGTCGGCTGGGTCCCCGGCACGGTCTGGGGCCAGATCACCGACAACCTCGACGCCCTGGCCGAAGCCTGCAACGACCTGTGGCGCACGGGAGCGGCAGGGGAGACGCTGAGCTTCCGCAGGGCCTGACGCGCCGGGGCCCGCCGAGCTTGACCTCTGCGGGTCCGTCGGGTGTGGCCCTTGCGGGTCCGTCGGGCGTGGCCCTTGCGGGTCCGCCGAGCTCGACTCCTGCGGGTCCGCCGGGCCTGACCCGCTGGGGCCCCGGCCGGGCGGACCCGATGCCGGCCCGCCGGGCCTGCTCCGATGTCGGCCCGCCGAGCCCGCCCGCGCACCTCATTTCCGCCGCGACGGTGCTCAGCCGTCGCGGCGGTGTTCGCGGTGCCGGGGGTATCTCAGGTCGCGGGGGCCGGGGGCGAGGTCGCGAGCCCCGCTTCGTACAGGGCGTGGGCCGTGCGCAGGACCAGGGGGTCCTGGTGGCGGGCGGCGATGATCTGGAGGCCGACCGGGAGGCCGTCGGCGTCCGTGCCGACGGGGACCGTGGCCGCGGGCTGCTGAGTGAGGTTGAAGGGGTAGGTGAACGGCGTCCAGCCGGTCCAGCGGCGCAGCCCCGAGCCCGGCGGCACCTCCACGCCCGCCCCGAACGCCGTGAGCGGCAGCGTCGGCGTGACCAGCAGGTCGTACGACTCGTGGAAGCGGCCCATCCGGCGCCCGAGATCCATCCGGACGTCCACCGCGGCCAGATAGTCCAGCGCGCTCAGCCGCCCGCCCAGCACGCACACCTCCCGCAACCCCGGGTCCAGCAGCTGCCGCTTGTGCGCGGACAGCCGCTGGGTGACGCGGGCCGCGCCGCTGAACCACAGCGTGTGGAACGCCTCCAGCGGATCACTGAAGTCCGGGTCGGTCTCCTCGACGAACGCCCCGAGGTCCGCGAGCCCCGCCACCGCCCGCCGTACCGCCGACGCGACCGCCGGGCGTACGGCCACCTGCCCGCCCAGCGACGGCGAGTACGCCACCCGTAGCCCCCGCACCCCGCCCTCCAGGCCCGTCACATACGACTCCGGCGCCGGCGGCAGCGCCGACCAGTCGCGGGCGTCGGCGCCGCCGATGACGTCCATCATCAGCGCCGCGTCCGCCGCGTCCCGGCTCATCGGCCCGACGTGCGCCAGCGTGCCGAACGCGCTCGCCGGATACAGCGGCACCCTGCCGTACGTCGGTTTCAGCCCGAAGATCCCGCAGAAGGACGCCGGGATGCGCACGCTGCCCCCGCCGTCCGTGCCCAGCGACAGCGGACCCGCGCCGAGCGCGACGGCCGCCGCGCTGCCCCCGCTGGAGCCGCCCGCCGTACGCGACGGGTCGTGCGGGTTGCGGGTGACCCCGGACAGCGGCGAGTCGGTGACCGCCTTCCAGCCGAACTCCGGAGTCGTCGTCTTCCCGATGAACACCGCGCCGTGCTCCCGCAGCCGGGCCACGGACGGCGCGTCCTCCTCCCAACTCCCCTGCTCAGGGATCGTCCTGGAACCGCGCAGGGTGGGCAGCCCGCGCTGCAGCAGGATGTCCTTCACCGTCACCGGCACCCCGTCCAGCAGCCCCTCCGGCTCGCCGCGCCGCCAGCGTGCCTCCGACTCCCGCGCGCGGGCGAGGGCGTCCTCCTCGGTGAGCCGCACGAACGCGTTCACCTCCGGCTGGATGCTCCGTGCCCGCTCCAGGGCCTCGCCGGTGGCCTCCACCGGACTGAACTCGGCCTTGCGGTAGCCGTCGAGGAGCTGGACGGCGGTGAGGTCGGTGAGCTGCATGCACCCTCCCGGGGGTCAGTGACCGGGTACGTATCCGCGCTTCTTGTCCACCACGTTCACCAGTGATCTGCCCAGCGCCCACCGCTCGTACAACTCCACGAACTGATGACCCAGTTCATCCCGCCAGCCGACCGTGTCACCGCTCATGTGCGGGGACACGATGAGCCCCTCCAGCTCCCACAACGGACTGTCCGCGGGCAGCGGTTCCGCGGTGAACACGTCCAGCGCGGCGCCCGCGATCCAGCGCCGCCGCAGCGCCTCGGCGAGGGCCTCCTCGTCGACGAGCTGCCCGCGGCCGACGTTCACGAAGAACGCCGACGGCTGCATCACGCCGAAACGCCGGGCGTCGAACATGCCGTACGTCTGCTCGGTCAGCGGGGCCGCGGCGATCACCCAGTCCGCGCGGGACAGCAGCCGGTCCAGGTCCTCCGGGCCGTGCACGCCGTCCCGGGCGGACCGCCCGACCAGGGCGGTCGTCACGTCCAGGGCGCCGAGGGTGCGGGCGATCGCCCGGCCGATCGGCCCGGAGCCCACCACGCACGCGCGCGTGCCCGCCACCCGCCTGCTCTCCCGGTGCCGCCAGGTCCGCTCCCGCTGGAGGGCCAGGGTGCGCGGCAGGTCCTTCGCGGCGGCCAGCACCAGGGCGGCCACGTACTCGGCGATCGGCTGGTCGAAGATCCCGCGCGCGTTGGTCACCACCGTGTCCGAGGCGGCCAGCTCCGGGCACATCAGATGGTCCACGCCCGCGCTCGCCGAGTGCACCCAGCCCGGCCGCGGCCCGTCGCCCGGCCAGGCCTCACGGACCGCGTGCGAGGTGAAGTCCCACACCAGCAGGACGTCCGCCTCGGGCAGCCGTCCGGCCAGCCCGGCCGCGTCGGTGTGCACGATCCGGGCCCGCCCGGTGAGCCGGCCGAGCCGGGGCGGCGGGTCGGCGTCCAGGACGAGGAGGGTGGGACGGTCGGCGAGGGGAGCCTGCAAGCCGGTCCTCCGAAAGTCGGACACGCACGGACGGGAACAGTCTGGGGCACACGGCGGCACCCGATCGGAAAGTGTCTGAGATGCGCGGATTGACCACGCTCGCACCCGAACCTACCGTCGTCAACACGGGCGTACCCACGATCCGTTGCCCAGCCCTCTTTCGAGCGTGAGGCCGGTGTCTGCCATGGACATCTCCTTTCTCGGCGGCCCCCGCCCCCAGCGCGGCGTCGGCGTCGTGGCGCCCTTCGACTTCGCGCTCGACCGCGAGCTGTGGCGCTGGGTCCCCGACGACGTGTCCCTGCACCTGACCCGGACGCCGTACGTGCCCGTCG
Coding sequences within it:
- a CDS encoding amidase — its product is MQLTDLTAVQLLDGYRKAEFSPVEATGEALERARSIQPEVNAFVRLTEEDALARARESEARWRRGEPEGLLDGVPVTVKDILLQRGLPTLRGSRTIPEQGSWEEDAPSVARLREHGAVFIGKTTTPEFGWKAVTDSPLSGVTRNPHDPSRTAGGSSGGSAAAVALGAGPLSLGTDGGGSVRIPASFCGIFGLKPTYGRVPLYPASAFGTLAHVGPMSRDAADAALMMDVIGGADARDWSALPPAPESYVTGLEGGVRGLRVAYSPSLGGQVAVRPAVASAVRRAVAGLADLGAFVEETDPDFSDPLEAFHTLWFSGAARVTQRLSAHKRQLLDPGLREVCVLGGRLSALDYLAAVDVRMDLGRRMGRFHESYDLLVTPTLPLTAFGAGVEVPPGSGLRRWTGWTPFTYPFNLTQQPAATVPVGTDADGLPVGLQIIAARHQDPLVLRTAHALYEAGLATSPPAPAT
- a CDS encoding DUF3830 family protein encodes the protein MTDRYLEVSLVKRGITCTARLLDERAPRTCAAVWDALPLAGDVYHAKYARNEIYALFPPFAATEPPLENPTVTPIPGDLCYFSFAGAELGTRAYGYDREVRPGTTVVDLALFYERNNLLLNADVGWVPGTVWGQITDNLDALAEACNDLWRTGAAGETLSFRRA
- a CDS encoding D-2-hydroxyacid dehydrogenase, producing MQAPLADRPTLLVLDADPPPRLGRLTGRARIVHTDAAGLAGRLPEADVLLVWDFTSHAVREAWPGDGPRPGWVHSASAGVDHLMCPELAASDTVVTNARGIFDQPIAEYVAALVLAAAKDLPRTLALQRERTWRHRESRRVAGTRACVVGSGPIGRAIARTLGALDVTTALVGRSARDGVHGPEDLDRLLSRADWVIAAAPLTEQTYGMFDARRFGVMQPSAFFVNVGRGQLVDEEALAEALRRRWIAGAALDVFTAEPLPADSPLWELEGLIVSPHMSGDTVGWRDELGHQFVELYERWALGRSLVNVVDKKRGYVPGH